One window of the Eucalyptus grandis isolate ANBG69807.140 chromosome 8, ASM1654582v1, whole genome shotgun sequence genome contains the following:
- the LOC108958801 gene encoding 2-oxoglutarate-dependent dioxygenase citB-like — protein sequence MEQLYFQACLDAGFFYVINHGVNPDLMEEVFVQSRQFFGLPLREKTKLLRNKKHRGYTPLFDQVLHPANQINRDYKEGYYLRVEVPEDDPRA from the exons ATGGAGCAATTGTATTTTCAG GCATGCTTGGATGCTGGCTTTTTCTACGTGATCAATCATGGAGTCAACCCGGACTTGATGGAGGAGGTGTTCGTCCAGAGCAGGCAGTTCTTTGGTCTGCCTTTGAGAGAGAAAACGAAGCTGCTGAGGAACAAGAAGCACCGAGGCTACACTCCTCTGTTCGATCAGGTCCTCCACCCTGCAAATCAGATAAACA GAGATTATAAGGAGGGATACTACTTACGAGTGGAAGTACCAGAGGACGATCCTCGTGCGTAG